A stretch of Aerococcus christensenii DNA encodes these proteins:
- the rnc gene encoding ribonuclease III has translation MCDNIRDLFKNRFGLVIQEDAPYHIALTHSSYMNEKKMEELEDNERIEYLGDAVLELLVSTYLYKHYPQLPEGDLSRMRALIVCEDSFSLRCKECGFDQFIRLGHGEEANGGRKRPSLLCDLFEAVVGALYLDLGLDAVEEFLKQTVYPKIESGEFKDHRDNKTALQEELQKNGQIHLSYEIVKETGPSHQKNFDVEVSLNGQVIGHGSGSSKKMAEQAAAKEALDKVEKQK, from the coding sequence ATGTGTGACAATATTAGGGATTTATTTAAAAATCGATTTGGTCTGGTGATTCAAGAGGATGCACCTTACCATATTGCTTTGACGCATTCTTCATATATGAATGAGAAAAAAATGGAAGAATTAGAGGATAATGAACGTATTGAATATTTAGGAGATGCTGTTCTTGAATTATTGGTATCCACCTATCTTTATAAACATTATCCTCAGTTGCCAGAAGGAGACTTGTCTCGTATGCGGGCCTTGATTGTGTGTGAAGATTCTTTTTCATTACGGTGCAAGGAATGCGGCTTTGATCAATTTATTCGATTAGGACATGGGGAAGAAGCAAATGGTGGACGTAAGCGTCCATCCCTACTATGTGATTTATTTGAAGCTGTTGTAGGGGCTTTATATCTCGATCTTGGGTTAGATGCTGTTGAGGAATTTTTAAAGCAAACCGTTTATCCTAAGATCGAGAGCGGCGAATTTAAAGATCATCGAGATAATAAAACGGCCTTACAAGAAGAACTTCAAAAAAATGGGCAAATTCATCTTTCTTATGAAATTGTCAAAGAAACTGGCCCCTCTCATCAAAAAAATTTCGATGTAGAGGTTTCTTTGAATGGTCAAGTGATTGGACATGGAAGCGGAAGTTCTAAGAAGATGGCTGAACAAGCAGCAGCTAAGGAGGCCTTGGATAAGGTAGAAAAGCAAAAATAG
- the acpP gene encoding acyl carrier protein → MSKETRLQAIREMIVDRYGIEDDKITAETRFKEDLGADSLDVVEFVMTLEDRFGHNISDKTVENIETIGDLLEAIHPNCE, encoded by the coding sequence ATGAGTAAAGAGACCCGATTACAAGCCATTCGAGAAATGATCGTAGATCGTTACGGCATTGAAGATGATAAAATAACCGCTGAAACTCGATTCAAAGAAGATTTAGGAGCGGATTCTCTAGATGTGGTAGAATTTGTAATGACGCTAGAGGATCGATTCGGTCATAATATTAGTGATAAAACAGTTGAAAATATTGAAACGATAGGCGATCTTTTAGAAGCGATTCATCCGAACTGTGAATAA
- the plsX gene encoding phosphate acyltransferase PlsX, whose protein sequence is MKIAVDAMGGDNAPGAIVEGALLAAKEFPEMTIQLYGKSEEIAPYLKNERPSNIEIIHCDQVIQFEDEPVKAVRRKKQSSMMVAARAVKDGQADALVSAGNTGAILAAGTIIVGRIRGISRPALLGTLPNLTDPSHQFVLVDMGANADSKAKQFQQNALMGSRYAQEVLGIAQPRVGLLNNGTEDSKGNHLTKEAYALLKETEGIHFIGNVESRDLLGGVCDVVVSDGFTGNAVLKAIEGTATHLLQLLKTTIKSGDLKTKLGGLLIKGTLKEALQSFNPDTAGGATLFGVKAPVIKCHGNASAQTVLATLRQTYKIVNSGMYQALAEELKSMASVKEEERENE, encoded by the coding sequence ATGAAAATTGCTGTGGATGCCATGGGTGGAGACAACGCACCTGGTGCTATTGTTGAAGGGGCGCTATTAGCTGCTAAAGAGTTTCCTGAGATGACGATTCAGCTTTATGGGAAATCTGAAGAAATTGCGCCTTATTTAAAAAATGAACGTCCTTCCAACATTGAAATTATTCATTGTGATCAAGTGATTCAGTTTGAAGATGAGCCCGTAAAGGCTGTTCGAAGAAAAAAACAATCTTCGATGATGGTGGCTGCCCGTGCTGTAAAAGATGGTCAAGCGGACGCTTTGGTGTCAGCAGGAAATACAGGGGCAATTTTAGCGGCGGGGACGATCATTGTTGGTCGAATTAGGGGAATCTCAAGACCAGCTTTATTAGGGACTTTGCCTAATTTGACAGATCCTTCCCATCAGTTTGTTTTAGTAGATATGGGAGCTAACGCAGATTCTAAAGCTAAACAATTTCAACAAAATGCTTTAATGGGGAGTCGATACGCCCAAGAAGTGTTAGGAATCGCTCAACCCCGAGTAGGTTTATTGAATAATGGTACTGAAGATAGTAAAGGTAACCATCTCACCAAGGAAGCATATGCCTTGCTAAAAGAAACTGAAGGCATTCATTTTATTGGAAATGTAGAGTCCCGCGATCTTTTAGGCGGCGTTTGTGATGTAGTAGTTTCTGATGGCTTTACAGGAAATGCTGTGTTAAAAGCAATTGAAGGAACCGCAACGCATTTGTTGCAACTTTTAAAAACAACCATCAAGTCAGGAGATTTGAAAACCAAATTGGGAGGCTTGTTGATTAAAGGAACCTTAAAAGAAGCCTTACAGTCCTTTAATCCAGATACGGCAGGAGGAGCGACTTTATTTGGAGTAAAGGCCCCAGTGATTAAGTGCCATGGCAATGCTTCTGCTCAAACGGTTTTGGCGACCCTTCGTCAAACTTATAAAATTGTAAATTCAGGGATGTACCAAGCGCTGGCTGAAGAACTGAAAAGTATGGCATCCGTTAAGGAAGAAGAGAGAGAAAATGAGTAA